CAGTGATCCGTGCCATGAAGGAGATGAAGTGGGGCAGTGTGATCCGAGTGGGGCCATCAGGCTGGTTCAGATAAGGCGGTCAGGAGGCCTTTGTGAGGTGACAGCTAGTCTGAAGCTTGCACTTGGACAAGGAGCCAGGCACGTCAGGTCTTGGAGCAGAGAGAGCAGCAAGTCCGAAGGCCCTGGGTGAGCCCGCTGGGTGTAGCTGTAGGAAGTACCGCCCGCCGAGTGTCCTAAGCCACAGAGTGTATTTCCTCACAGTTTGGTGGCTGGAAGTCTAGGATGGAGGTACTGGCGGGGCTGGTTTCTCCTGAGACCATTCTCTGTGGCTCACAGATGGCATCTCCCCgtgtgtcctcatgtggccttttctctgtgcacaAACAGCCCTGGCGTCTCTCCCCTTCTTGCAGAGACACCAGTCACACTGGACTAGAGCCCACCAGTGTGACCTTGTTTTACCTCAGTTCCCTCTTCAAAGGCcctgtcttcaaatacagtcacggACGTTCTAAGGTGCTGGGGGGCTCAGCTTCAGTGCAGGAATTGGAGCCACTATTCAGTCTGTAGCAGGCCCTGAGGTGGCAGCAGGCAGGCTTGGCGGGTTCTAGGAGAGCCCACATTCCTGGAGGGCCTGCGTGCTGGGGAGAAGACCTGGTGGGGAGGACAGGAGCCATGCCTGGAGCGCCCGCGTGCTGGGGAGAGGACCAGGTGGGGAGGACAGGAGTGAGGCTTGAAGGCGGGTGAGGCTAGGGGTGTGCTCTGAGGGTTGCTGGAAACCACTGGAAGCCCAAGTGGGAGTCCAGGCTAATCTGCAGCTGGTTTGTGTGGGATGGTGCAGCCctgtgggacagagagaagggcACGGTCAGGGTTCCAGTCCGTTTCTTACTCCAAGAAGCCGTCTCTGAGTGCAGAGTAACCCCTGCTGCATAGGTGGGGCCTCAGCGAGACACATGCCTGCGTTGCTCTCCCCTCCTGAGCACTTTCCGTTCTCTCCCTCTCCCGAGAATTAAAGGCTGGTGGGTGTCTCACCACTACGTCTCCACATTCCTGTCCGGAGTGATGCTGACCTGGTGAGTAGCCCCTCGCTGGGCCCCTCCAGCCTCCCAGGGAGTAGAGCCTGGGGCCCGGGAATGGGGAGGGGGCTGATCCAGACAGCGGTGGGGGGTGTGCTCCAGGGCCAACTTGGGAAAGAAAGTATGAGCCTGCAGCTGCGCCGGGCTGCGCGGGCCCCACCCAGCCCGTGAGGGGTTCTCCAGGGAATGGTTTCGGGTGTCCCTGGCCAGGGCAGAGGTAGCGGGGCTGCAAGGCTGGAGGGAGCGAGTGAGGCTGGGCACTGAAGGAGACTGCGGAGGACAGAGGGGTCACAGGGAGTTAGCGCTTCTGCACGGCCATGTGGACTCCTGTGCTTCTAGAAAGGAAGATGGGATGACCTCGCCCAGCCCCAGGGATAGAAGGGCGGAAGTCTGGACCTCAGTTTGACTTTATACACCTTTTCGCCTCTTCTGGTTGGAATGGAGTTGGGGCGGGGAGGAATGTCTCATTTCATAGTGGGCCCCACCTTTGTTTTTTCCTACCTTCTCTCCAGGCCTAATGGACCCATTTATCAGAAGTTTCGCAACCAGTTCTTagcattttccatttttcagaGTGAGTGACTGTTGCCTGGATTTGGGGGAAGGGACATGGTTTTCTGAGACTTTCACCAAGGGAGGGCCCCAGCTGACATCAATCAGTGCTTGCCTGTGTGGCAGGGAGACCAGACTGGGGGAGAGGGTCCCAGAAATCCAGAAGGAGAGCTGTCCCCGCCCCAGGTCAGCTCcacccacctcccagccaccagcACTGCCTGCTCCTTCCCCAGGCTGGAACCCTGCCAACTGTGACCTTTGGGAACTGAGTAGCATTGGGGATACCAGCCTTTTTTCCAGTCCTAAATAAGTCctccaaatggaaatatatattatttttctcatctgaaaattgcTCTGGATTTGTATACAATGAGCTGGTCCCAAGGGTTGCCTCTGGGGAAGGGGGCTTGAATGCTTGGGGACAGGGAGAGTGTTTTACTTTTCACCAACCTGTTTGTTCCCTTTAAATTTTATCCCATGTGTGTAttgcctttctttccctttctttctttccctttctttctttccctttctttctttctctttctttctttctcttctttttctttctttctctttctctctctctctctttctctctctctctctttctctctctctctttctttctttctgacagagtcttgctctgttgcccaggctggagtgcagtggtgcgatcttggctcactgcaacctccgcctcctgggttcaaacgattcttctgcctcagcctcccgggtagctgggactacaggtgcgcgccaccacgcccagctaattttttttaataaagatgagatttcaccatgttggtcagggtggtctggaactcctgacctcaggtggtccacccacctctgccacccaaagtgttgggattacaggcatgagccaccacgctgtaccgtttctttctttcttttttttttttttttttttgagatggagtttctgtctgtcacccaggctggagtgcggtgttgtgatctcggctcactgcaacctccacctcccggttcaagcgattctcctgccaagtagctgggattacaggtgcctgccaccatgcctggttagtttttgtattttggtagagatgagatttcaccagttggccaggctggtcttgaactcctggcctcaagggatctgcctgccttggcttcccaaagtgttgggattacaggcatgagccaccacgcctggctgtatTGActtttcagatactacaacctacattttaaattaaaacctgCTTGCAAACAAATACAAATGTATAAAGCCAAGAATGGAAATTGTATATCAGCCCACCCTAGAGGTGACGTTAATTAAGATCTATGTCCTCTCAAAAGTTTTTATTCATAAAtaggtatatacatgtgtgtattacattatgtatattttacaagtATGGGACCTTTCTGTACATAGAGCTTTACTATTATAACCTGCCTTTTGAATTTTTAACAGTTTATCATGGCTATTTTTCATGTCATTACCACCTCATTTTTAGCAACAACGAAGTATCCCATTGGATGGAACTCTGTCTTGTGTCTTAGCATTGCACAGAGCTCCCAACATAGCACTGGCATAGCTTGCATTCCAGCAAGCATCTATTGAGTGTCTACtgcatggaaaattccagaagttTCAAATCTAGTTGGGGCTTAGATGGGTCCTCACATACCTGTGTTCTCTCTGTGTTCTGGATAAGGGCTAAAGCAGGTTCAGAccagagtgtgtgtgtctgtttgtggtGTGTGGGCGTGGGAGAGGGTTGTAACCAGGGCACCCTTTCTGCCTCTGCCCAGTAAAGACCCGTCAGCCTGTGCTTGGGGCAGAGAGGAGGTGTGGCCCTGTCTTCCGGGGACACCAGGCCCTGAGCCCAGGTGCTGTGCTCCCCCTGCAGGCTGCGTCCAGTTCCTGCAATATTATTACCAGAGGGGCTGCCTCTACCGGCTGCGGGCCCTGGGGGAGAGGAACCACCTGGATCTCACAGTGGGTGAGTAGCTGGGCCTGGGTTGGAGCGGGGGCAGGCACTGGACCTGCCAGCTCCCCACACCGGGAGTGCAGCCCTGCGAGCACCTGCCATACAGCGGAGCCAGGCCGCTGCCCTTTATCCGAAGCGCCTTCTAGAATTCATCCTGGATTCTGTTTCAGCTGCCAAGTGCCAGGCCAGCTGCATACCAGGCCCCGAGGGCAGggcctctgtctcagcctctggaagtgtctatttttttgtgtgtgttctagaatacacacacacacacacacacaaattagccattTGTGTGTAACATGTCTACATACCAACACGTATAAGTATATAAATGCATGTACACGGGGGAGACGTGCTTCACTCTGAAGCCATAGGGGTGCCGGTCAGAAAAGTGAGGAGACCCCTCATTGAGAATTTCAGGGGAAACTGTTTTTAATACAActctgctatcttttttttttttttttttttttgagacggagtctcactcttgcccaggctgcattgcagtggcacgatctctattcactgcaacctccgcctcccgggttcaagtgattctcccgcctcagcctcctgagtagctgggattacaggcatgtgccaccacgcccggctaatttttgtatttttagtagaaatggggtttcaccatgttggccaggctggtctcaaactgctggcctcaagtgatctgcccaccttggcctcccaacgtgctgggattataggcgtgggccactgcacctggccaactctgCTGTCTTTTGACATAGTCATTTCCATCAAATTACTCTCCTAAGTAGGTCCTCCTGTCTCAAGACTCGATAGAACTAATGCATGTGAAAATTCATTATAAAATGCAAAACCCTGTGCAGATTAAAGAAATTAGTAACAACATAGCGCCCAGTGTCTGTGTGTTGTCACCTGGCTCTTGGTGGCTTGAAGAGAGAGAGCAGTCAGGCCGGGTGACAGGGCTGCTATTGTCATAGTGAATGCCCACCCAGCTATGACAGGTGAGGGCTGACCCCCCGCATGTGTGACTGTCCCTGGCTCATCTTAGGGTGACTGGTGTGGCTGGGGGTGGGCGTCTGGTGGAGCTGTGGGGGCAGCAGAGCCCCTCAGCGGgtcctttttcttccctcctctccacaGAAGGGTTCCAGTCCTGGATGTGGCGGGGCCTCACCTTTCTCCTGCCCTTCCTCTTCTGTGGCCATGTGAGTCCCCCTGGAGTTTGTGGGTATCTCCTGTCTGGGCTGACCCCCAGGAACAGAAGGTCTTCAGGCCTTGCCCTCCTTCTCCATCCGTCCCCATGCTGGGGCCCACAGCATCCTGGGGCCTGGGCAGCCTCTGGGCCcagggatgccaaggcaggagccAGAACTGACCTAGCTCTGCCCTGGCCTCAGGTGCCTGCATTTCATTTTGGGGGTGTCTGTCAGTGTTGTGGGTAGTTGATACCCAAAGTTGGGTGAGGGGCCTGGCCATCGCCCTGGCTTTCTACGTGGCCAGCCAGGGGAGTCTGGTGGGTGAGCAGCGCCTGCCTTCCTCTCCAGTTCTGGCAGCTCTACAATGCCGTCACGCTGTTTGAGCTCTCCAGCCACGAGGAATGCAGAGAATGGCAGGTATGGGGGGTGGGGGCATGCTTGGGGGAGGTTCCCGGGAGGGCTGGGGTGGCAGGGATGGGGTGTATGTGTGGCATGCTGGGGTGCGGATTCCTGGGGAGGGCTGGGATGGCAGATgtgggggtggtgtgtgtgtgtgtgtgtggtgtgctgtGGGGAGGTTCCTGGGGCGGGCTGGGCTGGCAGGTGTGGGGTGTTGTGGGTGGCATGCTTGGTGGGAGGCTTCTGGAAGGGCTAGGGGTGGAGCCTCTCCCAATCTGTGGATCCCAAGGAGGTTCGCCCCATCGAGCCCTTCCCAGGCCCTGCCCAAGCCTGAGGCCTCACCCTTCCCCCAGGTCTCCTGAATCTCTGCCTTCGATGGCAAAACCCTGCAGTTTGGGAGTTTGGGGGCAGCTGTGCTGGAGATTCTGGGGTGCTGGGGGCAGGGGTTCAGCAGGGCAGATGCCCCAGCCTCGCCCTCCTCTCTGGACTCCCCCAGGTGTTCGTACTGGCGCTCACCTTCCTCATCCTCTTCCTCGGCAACTTCCTGACCACGCTCAAAGTCGTGCATGCCAAGCTCCAGAAGAACAGAGGCAAGACAAAGCAGCCGTGAGCCTCGGGCTCCTGTGCCCTAGGCCCGGACTTCAGACTGCAGGGGGCTCCCGGGCTCCTTCCCAGCAGCCATCTCAGGCCCGTGGCATCGCTGGGAGAGGGCCCAGGCCCTGGTCCCCCAGTGGACCCCAGTGGTCTAGAGGAATGTGAGCCCCGCCTGTCCGCACAGTGTCCGCCCACCTATTTATGACATATTTAATGCTGGGTCCCCCATCGTCCCTGGAACCCGAGGCCTCACTCCTGTGCTTGAAGGTGGCTGAGGCCGGGCCAGTCTTCCTGGGGATGGGGCCTGAAGCCTCAGGGAGCCCCTCTGTTCCCACTTCTGTCATTTGAACCCCTCTGGGTGGGGTTTGGATGTGCCTCGCGGGGTTGGATTTATGCTGACCTGCTCCTTaccaggcccaggctggggtggtgTGAACCCTCAGTGTCCTGTGGCGCCCCCACCCCGGGGCCACTCTGCTTCTGCTGTGAGCCCCCTCCTCGCCCACCCCGCCGCGTGGTGAGGGTTATTTAAGTTCTCAGAGACCCACCGCGTCTGCCTCGTGCTCTTCTTGCCCCTGGGAGCCTCCGCTGGGGGCATCCTGAGTCAGGCTGTGAGCAGATTCGCCACCAGAGGGCGCCCCGGGCCCTGGGTCGTCCAAGGGGACAAGGACGTTCCCGTCTGTGCTTCGGGGTTCCCTGACCCCCCCATCCTGCAGCCCACCTTCCTGCAGTGTCGTGGCAGGTACTTGGAGAGTGGGACCAAGACCCTTGGCCCCTGTGGAGGGGAACCACCTCCCCCCTCCTTCCCAGAGCTTCTGGatgttgtgggagggaggtgggggtgcctGGCAGGCTCACCCCCAGGGGCCGCACCCTGAGGCGGGGCCAGAGCCACTGGGCATCGCTTGGGTGAGATTCTGCATTCgacaggaggcagagaggccACCAGGTTTGGCTGAGTGCTCTGCCCCACCATTCATATATGGGCCTCAGCTCCCCCTAACTGTGGCCCTACAAATCCCTAGGCCAGACCTCACAGCAGTGCCCACAGGCATGCCTTGTTTAGCCCTCctcaaggaattttaaaatttttaattacttttttttttttgagacagggtctgttgcctaggcgggagtgcagtggcatcataggtcactgcagcctccgcctccagggctcaagggatcctcccacctcagcctctggagtagctgggaccacaatcacacaccaccatgccctgctccttttttttttttttttttgagatgggagtctcgatctgtcacccaggctggagtgcagtgacacgatctcagctcactgcaacctctgcctcccaggttcaagtgattctcctgcctcagcctcctgagtaactgggactacagacacgtgccaccatgcctggcttttgttttgtatttttagtagaaacagggtttcaccatgtttgctaggatagtctcgatctcttgaccttgtgatctgcctgcctcagcctcccaaagtgctgggattacaggtgtgagccaccatgcctggtcaccCTGctactttttaatactttttagtagagatggggtctcactatgttgcccaggctggtctccaactcatgggctcaactgatcctcctatcttggcctcccaaagcgctgggattacaggtgggagccactgtgcctggcctgattacatttttaaaatgagatttcccCTCCCCTACAGTGAGATTCCAtgtaaaaatccagatttctgcTTTCCCTAGAAAAACGGACCTGGCAACATTCCCGTGGCACAGGACGCCTACTCTCCAGTTGCCACAGGCCCTGCCACCCCCCTGCCCTTCATTCTGGTCTCCTTTCTGGTCCTTTTTAGGCACCTGCGTTTGCCCTAGATTAGGAGTCAGCTAGCtgtctgtaaagggccagatggcAACTATTTTGAGCTTTATGGGCCAGGTGGTTTGTGGCAGCTACTCTTCACCTGCAGCCACAGAGCACAAGGCAATGCAGAAAGGAATGGGTgttgctgtgttccaataaaactttatttacaaatcaGGCTGTGGCCAGATGTGGCCCACAGGCTGTAGTTGTTGGACCTCTACCGTAGACCATCATGAGGCCTGGGGTTCTTCGAGAACAAGAACTCCTTGGTTGATTCCCCAGGGTACGGCAGGGCCTTGGGAACCTGGGTGGGTTGGGGAGGGTCTCAGAAGGCTCCTTCCTTTGGCAACCTGACTTTTTGGAAGCTCAGGTTTAGCTGACACCGCAGCACTGGgccggggggctgaggcaggagatatGGGGAAGGCTAGGAGTTGCCTGAAGCCGTTATCCCATCTTAGGCGGCACCGACTCCTAGGCGCCCTCCAGAGCCAAGCAGCTTGCGACTTCTGGTGGGCACTGGAATCCCCTGGGATGCTTGTTTTAAAAgtcctgggccgggcacggtggctcacgcctgtaatcccagcactttgggaggctaaggcgggtggatcacgaggtcaggagttcaagaccagcctggccaacatggtgaaaccctgtctctactaaaaatacaaaaattagccggacgtggtggtgtgcgcatgtagtcccagctactcaggaggctgaggcaagagaatcgcttgaacccaggaggtggagcttgcagtgagccaagatcatgccactgcactccagcctgagtgacagaatgagactctgtcccaaaaaaaaaaaaaaaaaaaattcccagaccCTCGGCCCCAGACCTTCCCAAAGGAGGCTCAGGGATTAGGTATCTGGCTGTTGGTGACACAGGTGGTCTATGAACCAGTTCTGAGAAACTGTCCCGCGTGGACAGGGGGTAGATCCCATCAGTTCTCAAAGGAGGCCGGGATGTCTCGCCTCCTGAACTCCACAGGCTGGTAGAAGCGGGGCTTGAGGGACAGCAGGTTGGGAGCTTGAGGACTCCCTGCCACAGTGGGGGGAACAGTCCACAGAAAACTTGCTCATGACCACACAGGGAGCCAACTGTTCTTCCCATCCCAAGTCTCTGACACTGGGGGCTTTGGGTGAGACCTTAAGGAGATGGTCAGATGGGTGGTCCAGGGTATACTTTTAACAACTGAGAAGCCATTTTTTCTGCCCCCTGGGCACATGTGCCCAGCTCTGCAAAGACAGTGGCCAAGTTGAAGACAAGTCTTCCATGTGGGGTGGAGATGGGAGGGGTGGGTGCCAGGCTGCGGCCTGTGTCCTCCTGATAGGCCCAGCCCCCTCGGTGGCCTCCGCGTTcctgggggaaggaaggaaggagctggAGGATACAGTGGTGCCTATCTCGGGAGCCCAGGGAGGCGGGGACACAGGAGTGGCAGGCTTGGGGCGCCCGCGTGGAACAGTGCCAGGTCTACGTTTACCCACCACCAGATAGACTTTTTCATTTCAAGCATAACTTGAGTCTGCACTGGGGAGACACTCGTGGTGGGGGTGGCTGTGATGAGGGCACTTCCGAGTCCCGACAACAGACACTGGCTCCTGCACCCACATCACCACCATGTCCCAGGGGCAGCCTGGAGGGGAGTTTGTGGTCAGAGCCCCAGCCAGGAAAGGAGAGAGTTCCAGAATGTTCCAAGAGTCTAGCCGCAGGCCCCAGACACCATGAGCTGGAGGGTCGGGATGGGGCAGCCTCCCTGGTGCAGTCGGCACCTGGGCCCCCGGGCCCTGTCAGTGCTGTCGTGAGGTCTGTCTGCCCTGGGTCAGAGCAGCAGGCAGAGCCGGCGCTTCTTCTGCCGTTGCGCCTTCTTCAGAGCACTGAGAGCCACCTTGGCGGCCTCCCGGAAGACGCCCTCCACATTCTCCCGAAACTTGGCGGAACATTCCAGGTAGAGAGCAGCTCGGATCTGTTCGCAGGCGCTCAGGCCCTGGGTGGGGGGAGGAGCCAGCATTAGGTGAGGGGCCCCTGGAGGTCTCCTGGCACCACCTGGTGGGTTTGGGACTGGCTCTGAGGACTCTCCAGGGATGGAGGCCTTGGTTTGGGCCTGTCTGTCTCCTCCATCCTGGCTGCCCCTCACAGTGTGTGGGTGGAATGGAGGGCCAGGGCAGTGCAGCCCGCAGGTTGGAAGAAGCCCTGTCCAGGCCCCCACCCTGGCCTCTCTCCAGCTCCAGGCAGGGAGGGGCTGAATCCTGAGACCCGGGGTTGGTCCTCCAGGTGTGTCTCCCAGGCCTGTGAGAAGAGTTGGAGGCCTCAAGACAGAAAGGACTTCCAGccacctctctcccttctctgaaaGTACCATTTAGGCACATTAATttgcccttttatttatttatttttgagatggagttttgctcttgttacccaggctggagtgcaatggcgcgatcttggttcatcacaacctctgcctcccaggttcaagcgattctcctgcctcagcctcccgagtagctgggattacaggcatgcgccaccatgcccggctaatgttgtatttttagtagagatggggtttctctcatgttggtcaggctggtctcaaactcccaacctcaggtgattcgcccgcctcggcctcccaaagtgctgggattacaggcgtgagccactatgcccggccgaATTTGCCCTTATTAATGGTTATTTCTTGTGAAAGTTTCTTTTTGCCTTTGCATtccttttattctgtttattccCGCATGCCTCACCCAAAGGGTTGCACGGTCAATTGGCCCGTGAAGGGGACGCCTACTTTCAAACAAGGCAGACAGGACACGACAGGACGGCGGCTCATAGCACAGACTTTGGATTGCAGTGGATGGGACCAGATCCTGGCTCCACTTCTGgctagctgtgtggccctgggcaagctgcttaacctctctgggcctcagtttctccccctGTAAACTGGGGGATGTGAACAGCGCCTGCCTCCGAGTCCTAAGGATTGGGAGTAGTCGTGTAAAGTGCTCAGGTCCACAGGCCATCAATACTAAtagttaaaaattattcttagaatCTTGCTTCCCTCAGCTCCCTGAAAGGCCACTAAGGCACCCCAGCTGCAGAGGCCAAAGGTCCGGGAGG
The sequence above is a segment of the Pan paniscus chromosome 10, NHGRI_mPanPan1-v2.0_pri, whole genome shotgun sequence genome. Coding sequences within it:
- the TMEM120B gene encoding transmembrane protein 120B isoform X3, producing the protein MSGQLERCEREWHELEGEFQELQVQTPCQSGGGGARSADGSEHQGAAGRLLRHGGLPAQEKRVFPSRLYLNLVLGNVNVTLLSNQAKFAYKDEYEKFKLYLTIILLLGAVACRFVLHYRVTDEVFNFLLVWYYCTLTIRESILISNGSRIKGWWVSHHYVSTFLSGVMLTWPNGPIYQKFRNQFLAFSIFQSCVQFLQYYYQRGCLYRLRALGERNHLDLTVEGFQSWMWRGLTFLLPFLFCGHFWQLYNAVTLFELSSHEECREWQVFVLALTFLILFLGNFLTTLKVVHAKLQKNRGKTKQP
- the TMEM120B gene encoding transmembrane protein 120B isoform X1; translation: MSGQLERCEREWHELEGEFQELQETHRIYKQKLEELAALQTLCSSSISKQKKHLKDLKLTLQRCKRHASREEAELVQQMAANIKERQDVFFDMEAYLPKKNGLYLNLVLGNVNVTLLSNQAKFAYKDEYEKFKLYLTIILLLGAVACRFVLHYRVTDEVFNFLLVWYYCTLTIRESILISNGSRIKGWWVSHHYVSTFLSGVMLTWPNGPIYQKFRNQFLAFSIFQSCVQFLQYYYQRGCLYRLRALGERNHLDLTVEGFQSWMWRGLTFLLPFLFCGHFWQLYNAVTLFELSSHEECREWQVWGVGACLGEVPGRAGVAGMGCMCGMLGCGFLGRAGMADVGVVCVCVCGVLWGGSWGGLGWQVWGVVGGMLGGRLLEGLGVEPLPICGSQGGSPHRALPRPCPSLRPHPSPRSPESLPSMAKPCSLGVWGQLCWRFWGAGGRGSAGQMPQPRPPLWTPPGVRTGAHLPHPLPRQLPDHAQSRACQAPEEQRQDKAAVSLGLLCPRPGLQTAGGSRAPSQQPSQARGIAGRGPRPWSPSGPQWSRGM